The DNA window AGGTAAATAGAGAAAGTGCGGTGTTTTGTGCCTTTTCTATAGGATCTTCTTCCTTCAGCATTAACTTATTGCCTTCGAGATAATCGACCGCATTTCTATAGTTTTTGCAAATATCATAAGCTGCATCGAAAAGCATTTTTTGTATAGGAGAAGCTTTATCGACTTTTGCTTTAATCCCCATATAAAGGTTTTCCCAGAGTCTCGGAGCAGACGCCATAAATGTGGGTTTAACTCTTGCAAAATCATCTCGTAAATCACGAACATTCGTATAATAATATCCAACTCCCTGAGAGATGATAGCATAATACATGGCTCTTTCAAATATATGCCATACAGGTAGTATAGTCAAAGATCTATCTTCTTTCGCGATTCCAACCATAGGAGGCACTGTCACCACATTGTATATCATATTCCTGTGGGTTAACATAACACCTTTTGGAAGACCTGTGGTCCCGGAAGTATAAATGATTGTAAACAGATCGTCTTCTTTAACTTCCTTTTCCCGCTTTTTAAGTTCTTCGAGGTGCTTCTCACGTAGAGCTTCACCCTCTTTTATTGCATCTTCTAAGGAAATAACCATAGGGTTATCTTCTTTCAGCTTAAATTTTGAGTCCAATACGATAATTTTCTGAACCTGAGTTTTTGGTATTTCAGGCAAAACACTTGTTAAAAGCTTTTCATGCTCAATAAAACAAACCTTACTACCACTATGTTCAAGAATGTATTCAATCTCCTGAGGAGTTGAATCAGAACCTCTGGGTACGTTTGATGAGCCAATAATTAATGCAGTAATATCTGCTATTGCCCATTCTACACGATTATCAGACATTAGTCCGACTCTATCTCCAGATTCTACACCCAGCTCAATTAAGTAGCAACCTAAACTCTGTGCTTTATTATAAATTTCTTTCAAGGAAACCCCTTGAAAGTTTTTCTTTGCATCTTTAGTGAAATACAATGGCTTATCATTATATTTCTGCAATGCTACCTGGAACAGTTCATTGATGGTTTTAAATTGACTCATTTCTTCGTATTATCCTTACGCCTATTTTTCAGCAATTCCCAGAAAACGCAATCTGATTACTTCTATGGTTAGTTCATTTTTGAATTTATATTTGGCAAGTAGAATTTTTCCAAAACCAATTAGTTATGAAATGAAGTGGAGAGAATAAAAAACCCCATCGAGTTGATGGGGTTTTTGGTAATATGGTCAAGTCTCACGGCCTATTAGTACTACTTGGCTGAATGTGTTACCACACTTACACCTGTAGCCTATCAACCGGGTCATCTTCCCGGGGCCTTTAGCCTTGCGGAGGGAGATCTTATCTTTGGAGAGGCTTCCCGCTTATATGCTTTCAGCGGTTATCCCGTCCGGATATAGCTACTCAGCAATGCCACTGGCGTGACAACTGATACACCATGGATCCGTTCACCCCGGTCCTCTCGTACTAGGGGCAACTTCCTTCAAATCTCCTTCGCCTGCGATGGATAGGGACCGAACTGTCTCACGACGTTCTGAACCCAGCTCGCGTACCGCTTTAAATGGCGAACAGCCATACCCTTGGGACCTGCTTCAGCCCCAGGATGCGACGAGCCGACATCGAGGTGCCAAACCGCGTCGTCGATATGAACTCTTGGACGCGATCAGCCTGTTATCCCCGGAGTACCTTTTATCCGTTGAGCGATGGCCCTTCCACTCAGAACCACCGGATCACTAAGCCCTGCTTTCGCATCTGCTCGACTTGTTGGTCTCGCAGTCAAGCTCCCTTCTGCCTTTACACTCTTTGCGCGATTTCCGTCCGCGCTGAGGGAACCTTTGGGCGCCTCCGTTACACTTTGGGAGGCGACCGCCCCAGTCAAACCGCCCGCCTGACAATGTCTTGTGTAATTCACACAGTTAGAACTCGAGTTCACTAAGGGTGGTATTTCAACGATGACTCAACACAAACTAGCGTCCATGTCTCTCAGTCTCCCACCTATCCTACACATAATAAACCAAAGTTCAATGCCAGGTTACAGTAAAGGTTCACGGGGTCTTTCCGTCCTATCGCAGGTAGCCCGCATCTTCACGGGCATTACAATTTCGCCGAGACTCTCGTTGAGACAGTAGGGAGGTCGTTACACCATTCGTGCAGGTCGGAACTTACCCGACAAGGAATTTCGCTACCTTAGGACCGTCATAGTTACGGCCGCCGTTTACCGGGGCTTCGATTCGAAGCTTCGCTTGCGCTAACATCTCCTCTTAACCTTCCGGCACCGGGCAGGTGTCAGTCCCTATACGTCATCTTACGATTTCGCAGAGACCTGTGTTTTTGGTAAACAGTCGCCACCCTCTTTTCACTGCGTCCGACTCGAGCTTCACCGCGGGGCTTC is part of the Leptospiraceae bacterium genome and encodes:
- a CDS encoding long-chain fatty acid--CoA ligase, with protein sequence MSQFKTINELFQVALQKYNDKPLYFTKDAKKNFQGVSLKEIYNKAQSLGCYLIELGVESGDRVGLMSDNRVEWAIADITALIIGSSNVPRGSDSTPQEIEYILEHSGSKVCFIEHEKLLTSVLPEIPKTQVQKIIVLDSKFKLKEDNPMVISLEDAIKEGEALREKHLEELKKREKEVKEDDLFTIIYTSGTTGLPKGVMLTHRNMIYNVVTVPPMVGIAKEDRSLTILPVWHIFERAMYYAIISQGVGYYYTNVRDLRDDFARVKPTFMASAPRLWENLYMGIKAKVDKASPIQKMLFDAAYDICKNYRNAVDYLEGNKLMLKEEDPIEKAQNTALSLFTSVNLMIPAKIMDGIVFEKIRAVLGGKLRGTISGGGALPPHVDEFFNVIGIPVYEGYGMTECAPIISVRTVGKIVQGSVGFRPPGTSVKILNDKGEEVPTGELGVIHVKGPQVMKGYYKNEEATSKALNNGWLNTGDLGFISLNGTLSIRGRMKDTIVLLGGENVEPVPIENLLLEHNLVNQVIVVGQDQKSLTALIWPDYEKMAEAGLKFSKDENLNNNKEVKAHFAKIVKSMVSSENGFKSFEKLSDFRFLPKAMEVGDELTNLYKMKRNVISDKYASLIKEMYV